One region of Streptomyces rishiriensis genomic DNA includes:
- a CDS encoding HD domain-containing protein, whose amino-acid sequence MILPTVDEVRALHERYAPSHEALDLVFTHCEIVSGIAEQLAARTDPPLDIDLDLVRVGALLHDIGVYRLYDEAGRLDHRNYIRHGVLGHEILHEEGFPERLCRFCSCHTGVGLTRHDIRDQGLPIPEADYLAETAEEQLVMYADKFHSKTTPPTFLTAGSYTARVSRFGADKEHAFGLLRARFGEPDLAPARARYGHAQA is encoded by the coding sequence GTGATCCTTCCGACGGTCGACGAGGTACGGGCCCTGCACGAGCGGTACGCGCCCTCGCACGAGGCTCTGGACCTCGTCTTCACCCACTGCGAGATCGTCAGCGGCATCGCCGAACAGCTCGCGGCACGGACGGACCCGCCCCTCGACATCGACCTCGACCTCGTCCGTGTCGGAGCGCTGCTGCACGACATCGGCGTCTACCGGCTGTACGACGAGGCCGGTCGGCTCGATCACCGCAACTACATCCGTCATGGCGTCCTCGGCCACGAGATCCTCCATGAGGAGGGATTCCCCGAGCGCCTGTGCCGCTTCTGCTCCTGCCACACGGGAGTCGGTCTCACCCGGCACGACATCCGCGATCAGGGGCTCCCCATACCCGAGGCCGACTACCTCGCCGAGACCGCCGAAGAGCAACTGGTGATGTACGCGGACAAGTTCCACAGCAAGACCACTCCCCCGACCTTCCTGACCGCCGGTTCCTATACCGCCCGGGTGTCGAGGTTCGGCGCGGACAAGGAGCACGCCTTCGGCCTGCTGCGTGCCCGGTTCGGTGAACCCGATCTGGCCCCGGCAAGGGCGCGGTACGGCCACGCACAGGCTTGA